The genomic stretch TGGTCCTGACCTCGGCCATCTGCGTGCTCGGAATCGTCTACGCGGGGCCGCTGGTGATCGCGTTCGCGCCCGGCTACCAGTCCGACCCCGACAAGCTCGCGCTCACCACGACGCTGCTCCGGCTCTGCTTTCCCTACGTGGTGAGCCTGTCGCTGGTGGCGGTCGCGATGGGCGCGCTGAATGCGCTGGGCCACTTCTTCCGGCCGGCGATCGCGCCGGTCTGGCTGAACGTCTGCCAGATCGCGGCCGTGTTCGCGGGCGTCGCGTTCTTCACCACGCCGGTGCTGGCGCTCGGAGTCGGCGTGATCGTCGCGGGCGTGCTGCAAGTCTGGCTGCAGCTGCGCCCGCTGCGCGAGCGCGGCTTCGCGCCGCAGCTCCTGTTCGCGCCCGGAGATCCGGCGGTCCGGCGCCTGAGCTGGATCCTGCTGCCGTCGCTGCTCGGCGCCTCGGCCTACCAGCTGAACACGATCACCACGCGCGCGATCGCGAGCTTCTTCGGCGACGGCCCGGTCTCGTACCTCTACTACGCGACGCGCCTGCTCGAGCTGCCGCTGGGTGTGTTCGTGTTCGCGCTCTCGATGGCGAGCCTGCCCTCGCTCTCGCGCCTGGTCGGGAAAGGGGACCGAGTCGAGCTGCAGCGCTCGTTCGCGGAGACGCTCGGGCTCTCGCTCGCGCTCGCGCTGCCGTGCAGCGCGGGGCTGATCCTGCTGCGCGAGCCGATCGTCGCGCTGCTCTTCGGTTGGAATCCCGATCATTTCGGCTCCGAGGCGGTGCGGCTCTGCGCGCTGGCGCTGCTCTACTACACGCTCGGGCTGGTTCCGATCTCGCTCGCGCGTATCTACGTGAACCTCTGCGTCGCGCACGAGAACACTCGCACGGGCGCGCAGGCGGCCGTGGTGAGCCTGATCGTGAACGTCCTCGGGGCGCTGCTGCTGGTCGGGCCGCTGCCCTACGGCACGCTCTGGGACTCCGTGATCGACGTGCAGCGCGCCCTGGTCGTGGCCGACTTCGGCTTCCTGGGACTCGCGGTGGCGACCACGCTCGCGGCGGCGGCGAACGCGGTCTGGGTCATGAGCGCGGCGCACCACCGCTACGGCGCGAATCTCCCCGCGCGCGCCTGGATCGGCTACCTGCGCCTGGTCGCCGCGACCGGCGTTCTCTCGCTGGCCGTCGGGATCGGGGTCTGGCTCCTGCCCGCGCCGGAGCGGGTCTCGCCGCTCGCCGCGCTGCAGCTCTTCGGACTGATCGGGCTTGGCGGACTCGCCTACCTCGGCGGGCTCTGGCTGTTCCGCGCGCACGAGTTCGAGCTCGTGCGGAGGCTCGCCGGGCGCCTGCTTCGCGCTCCCCGTCGCTGCTGAGACGGCGCCCCTTCAGCGGGCGCAGCGAGCCGCCGAATCATCAGGCAGGTCGACCTTTTGCATCGAGAGGAGAGGGGTGCGCGGCGATCCGCGAACTTGCTCGGCGTGGCTGGCGCCATTGGCGCTGCTGGCGCTCATCTGGCTCGCGCCCGACGTGCGCGCGGACGCCGAGGTGCGCCGCGCCGATCCGCTCGAGGTGCCGACCGGGGAGCCGCCGCAGCCCGAGGGCGCGGCTGCGCTCGCGAGTCCCGAACGGATTCGCGCGGCCGCCGCGGTGCTGCGCGAGCACGGACACTCGGAGCTCCCGGTGCTCGCATGGGCGCTGCTCGCCTCCGCGCGCTCGCAGCAGCAGGGAGAGCTCGTCGAGCTCGCGGTCGAGCTCGCCCCTCGCTCTCCCGGGGTTCGCTTCGAGGCGGCGCGGCTTTCGCGGGATCCGCGCGAGCTCGTCGCCGCGCTGGTCGCGCTCGCGCAGGATTTCCCCGGAATTCTCTGGCTCGTCTCGCTGGCGGCCATGTCGCTGCTCGGCGGCCTGCTCGCGCTCGCGCTCGGAGCCTGTCTGGTCGCGGCCCTGCGCGGGCTGCCGCTGCACGGTCACGCGCTCGGGCACCGGCTCCGGGCCACGGAGCCGCCTGCCTGGCCAGGCGTTCTGCTCTGCGTCGCGGGCTTCTGTGTTCTGCCACTCTTTGGTGTCGGTGGGGTTCTGGTCGCGGCGACGGCGGGCGCGCTCGGCGCGCTGAGGCTCGACCGCGATCAGGCGCTGCGGCTCGCGCTGATGCTGGGCGCGCTCGGCGTCGCGCTCGGGCTCGGGCTCGAGCGGGTCACGCCGGCGCTGGTCGCCGCGAGCCGAGAGTCGGATCTGATCGCCGCCTGGCGCATCGATCGGGGCGAGGCGCTGCCGGGGGATCTCGCGAGCGTGGAGCGAGCGAGCGCGCGGGACCCGGGCGATCTGCTGCTTCGCTTCGCGCTGGCCACGGACCGGAAGCGGCGCGGAGATCTCTCGCACGTGGTCGAGTTGCTCGGCGACCCGTTGACGAGCCCGGAGCCTGCGCTGCGCTCGGCATCGTTCAATCTGCGCGGGATCGCGCGCCTGGCGGAGGGAAATCTCAGCGAGGCGATTCCCGCGTTCGAGCGCGCGCGTGCGGCCGACGAGACCGCTCCGGTGATGTTCAACCTCTCGCAGGCGTACGGCCGGGCCTTGCTGCTCTCGGAGCAGCAATCCGCTTTCGCGGCTGCGAGCTCCCTCGACGACCACCTCGTGAACAGGTACCTGGCCGCCGAGGGCGCGAGCGTGCACTCGGTGCTGATCCAGGCTCCGCTCTCGCTGCCGCTCTATCTGTCGCGTGCGCTCGAGCAGAGCGCCGAGTCCAAGGCTCTCGCGCGCGAGCTTCGCGAGCGGCTGCTCGGCCCGCTCGAGCCCGACCGCCTCTGGATGGCGCTGCCGCTGATCGGCGCGATCGCCTTCCTGCTCCATCGCGGATCCGTCACGCGCTGCAGCCGCTGCCAGCGTCCGCTCTGTAGCCATTGCTCGCGTGAGGCGATGCTCGTGGGCACCTGCACTCCGTGCGTGCGGCTCTTCGCGAGCCGCGACACCACCGATCCGCGCATGCGCAAGCAGCAGCTGGACCTCGATCGGAGCCGCGAGCGCCACGCGCAGATCCGTCTCGCGCTCGGAGGTCTGCTCGCGCCCGGCGCGGCCGATCTGGTCGAGGGCCGCCGGCTGCGCGGCGCGGCGTCTCTCTTCACGCTCGGCGTCGGCCTGGCCATGCTCTGTGCTCCGGCGGTGCTGCCGCAGCCCTGGGACCTCGGGGCTCTCGGGCTTGCGGCGCCGTACGCGCTCGGCGCGCTGCTCGTTGCACCGCTGTACGCGCTCGGGCTGTCCGCGGCACTCGGGCGACTGTCGGGCTCGAGGCGCGGCTCATGAGTCTCCAGGGGGTTCTCGCGGACTTTCCCGTCGCCGACGTGTTCCAGCTGATCTCGCAGCCGCGAAAGTCCGGCGTGCTCGAGGTCGAGCGGCGCGGGCGCACGCTCGAGATCTACTTCCTCGAGGGACAGGTGCTCTCGGCCCGACCCGCCGAGACACGCCCGGACGGGGCTCTGGCGGGCTACCTGCTGCGCACCGGCGCGCTCTCCGAGGCGACGCTCGCCGAGGCGCGCAAGCGCCAGGACGAGACGCTCGAGGCGCTCGCTCCGACGCTTCTGCAGCTGGATCTCGTCTCGCGCGCGGACCTCGAGCAGGTCACCAAGCTCGCGACCGGCGACACCATCTTCGAGCTGTTCCTCTGGGACGAGGGTCGCTTCGCGTTCCGTCCCGACGACGTCACGCCTGGCCCGTGCGACAAGCCGATCGCGGCCGAGATGGTTCTGCTCGACGCGCTGCGCATGCGCGACGAGTGGGTGACGATCCAGAACGGCCTGCCGGATCTCGCCGTCGTGCTCGCGCCCACCGTCGAGCTCGAGGGCTTCCGCCAGAAGCGCGCCTCGATCGAGGCCGATTCGGGCGTCCCCGGCAAAGAGCTCGAGGCGTTGTTCGGCTTTGCGAACGGCCGGATCGCGGCCAGGCGCGTGATCGACCTCTCGCGTCTGGGCACGTTCCAAGGCGCGCGCGGTCTGGTCGCGCTGATGCGCGGCGGAATGCTCCGCGCGGCCGAACTCGAGCCCAGTGCGGAGCCGCCGGTCCGACGCGACGCTGCGCGAGCTCCGCTGGCCGCCTGCGCGATTCTGGCGGCCTGCGCCGTTCTCGCCTTCGGGCTGCTCGTGGTGCGGCCGAGCCGGCTGTCGCCGCC from Deltaproteobacteria bacterium encodes the following:
- the murJ gene encoding murein biosynthesis integral membrane protein MurJ, yielding METSERAGKYPGAAAVSTESRAGLSRSAGVVAGATLASRVLGLLRDSAIAFALPVAASDAFFVAFTIPNLLRRLVGEGALTVAFVPVFSQTLQRSHDDARRFFRAIWTLALVLTSAICVLGIVYAGPLVIAFAPGYQSDPDKLALTTTLLRLCFPYVVSLSLVAVAMGALNALGHFFRPAIAPVWLNVCQIAAVFAGVAFFTTPVLALGVGVIVAGVLQVWLQLRPLRERGFAPQLLFAPGDPAVRRLSWILLPSLLGASAYQLNTITTRAIASFFGDGPVSYLYYATRLLELPLGVFVFALSMASLPSLSRLVGKGDRVELQRSFAETLGLSLALALPCSAGLILLREPIVALLFGWNPDHFGSEAVRLCALALLYYTLGLVPISLARIYVNLCVAHENTRTGAQAAVVSLIVNVLGALLLVGPLPYGTLWDSVIDVQRALVVADFGFLGLAVATTLAAAANAVWVMSAAHHRYGANLPARAWIGYLRLVAATGVLSLAVGIGVWLLPAPERVSPLAALQLFGLIGLGGLAYLGGLWLFRAHEFELVRRLAGRLLRAPRRC
- a CDS encoding DUF4388 domain-containing protein, which codes for MSLQGVLADFPVADVFQLISQPRKSGVLEVERRGRTLEIYFLEGQVLSARPAETRPDGALAGYLLRTGALSEATLAEARKRQDETLEALAPTLLQLDLVSRADLEQVTKLATGDTIFELFLWDEGRFAFRPDDVTPGPCDKPIAAEMVLLDALRMRDEWVTIQNGLPDLAVVLAPTVELEGFRQKRASIEADSGVPGKELEALFGFANGRIAARRVIDLSRLGTFQGARGLVALMRGGMLRAAELEPSAEPPVRRDAARAPLAACAILAACAVLAFGLLVVRPSRLSPPPLGGDPIEALRGETANDRLRAALEVHRWVHGAYPESLAELDATHALLAAVPLDRYSYARSSLGGFTLWRVRP